A portion of the Bacillus thuringiensis genome contains these proteins:
- the ablB gene encoding putative beta-lysine N-acetyltransferase — protein sequence MKYYESFREQTNCYTVEGVLDYFNKRIRVDHYTGNVESIIQTIDELAEKHSFTKCIIKGKGEHVSTWLSFGFLLEATIPHYFQGHDAYFFVKYNNDERRNSMHWTEEDTILSGVKGKEIKEKVVPEKFLLRKANEEDAEELATVFGKVFEVYPTPLNEASYVLQTMKEDDTIYYVYEFEGKIISTASAEMNIKEGNAELTNCATLPEYRKHGFMKSLLIKLEEELRERSIFCSYTIARSLSFGMNAAFHQLGYTYTGRLANNCYIFDKLEDMNIWVKDLSSYSKAVKLPPQNSAVKQNS from the coding sequence ATGAAATACTATGAATCTTTTAGAGAACAGACGAATTGTTATACAGTAGAAGGCGTTTTAGATTATTTTAATAAGCGTATTCGGGTAGATCACTATACAGGAAATGTTGAAAGTATTATACAGACAATTGACGAACTAGCAGAGAAGCATTCTTTCACTAAATGTATTATTAAAGGAAAGGGAGAGCATGTTTCAACATGGCTCTCTTTCGGTTTTTTGTTGGAAGCAACGATACCTCATTATTTTCAAGGACACGATGCATACTTTTTTGTGAAATATAATAATGATGAAAGACGAAATAGTATGCATTGGACTGAGGAAGATACTATATTAAGCGGTGTAAAAGGAAAAGAAATAAAAGAAAAAGTAGTTCCAGAGAAATTTTTGCTGAGAAAAGCGAATGAAGAAGATGCAGAAGAATTAGCAACTGTATTCGGAAAAGTATTTGAAGTGTATCCGACACCTTTAAATGAAGCGAGTTATGTATTACAGACGATGAAAGAAGACGATACAATTTACTACGTATATGAATTTGAGGGGAAAATTATTAGTACAGCATCTGCAGAAATGAATATAAAAGAAGGGAATGCAGAATTAACGAATTGTGCTACTTTACCTGAATATCGTAAACATGGATTTATGAAAAGTTTACTAATTAAATTAGAGGAAGAGCTTCGAGAAAGATCTATTTTCTGCTCCTATACAATTGCTCGATCGCTTTCTTTCGGAATGAATGCTGCCTTTCATCAATTAGGCTATACGTATACAGGAAGACTGGCGAATAATTGCTACATTTTCGATAAGTTGGAAGATATGAATATATGGGTGAAAGATCTATCTAGCTATTCGAAAGCAGTAAAACTTCCGCCTCAAAATTCGGCTGTAAAGCAAAACAGTTAG
- the rocR gene encoding arginine utilization transcriptional regulator RocR, whose product MTLLAVSTQEVIEAILGSIDEAIHAVDENGITIFYNSVAAKHDGSKIEKVLGKHLLEAFPSLSRETSTLMKVLDTKKPIVHQAQHYQNLNGEDVCTVNTTLPIFIDGNIAGAVEIAKDYSTIQKLTDTIVDLQSKIKRSSRKKVIKKHAAFETIVTNDTRFKQTKELAQKVAPTDANVLIYGETGTGKELFVQAIHEASKRKNKPFIAQNCAALPESLLESLLFGTTKGSYTGAIERAGLFELVDGGTLFLDELNSMPLDLQAKMLRVLEDGVIRRIGDNKTRKVDVRVITAMNQPPEICLRENKIRTDLYYRLNVFSLYIPPLRERTEDVLLLASYFLKEYNKSYKKGVLQIDEEAKDRLQAYQWPGNVRELKHTIEHAVIIAEGNTLTANCLPRTFRKENFSKKKGIMPLRAALHQTEKELIDQALIETEGNILQAAKMLGIPRQTLQYKLSKYDKTAE is encoded by the coding sequence ATGACATTGCTAGCAGTTTCGACACAAGAAGTCATTGAAGCGATTTTGGGCAGTATTGATGAGGCTATACACGCTGTAGATGAGAATGGAATTACAATATTTTATAATTCTGTAGCTGCAAAACACGATGGATCGAAGATTGAAAAAGTGTTAGGGAAACATCTATTAGAAGCGTTCCCGTCTTTATCAAGGGAAACGAGTACATTGATGAAAGTACTAGATACAAAAAAACCTATCGTACATCAAGCACAGCATTATCAAAATTTAAATGGTGAAGATGTTTGTACAGTAAATACGACGTTACCTATTTTTATAGATGGGAATATTGCTGGGGCTGTTGAAATTGCAAAGGATTACTCTACAATTCAAAAACTTACTGACACAATTGTTGACTTACAGTCGAAAATAAAGCGATCATCTAGAAAAAAAGTGATTAAAAAGCATGCTGCATTTGAGACGATAGTGACAAATGATACGCGGTTTAAACAGACGAAAGAGTTAGCACAAAAAGTAGCACCAACAGACGCAAATGTTTTAATATATGGTGAAACAGGAACAGGAAAAGAACTGTTCGTACAAGCAATTCATGAAGCTTCTAAAAGAAAAAACAAGCCATTTATTGCACAAAACTGTGCAGCTTTACCAGAGTCGCTATTAGAAAGTTTATTGTTTGGAACGACAAAAGGAAGCTATACAGGAGCGATTGAAAGAGCTGGGCTATTTGAACTTGTTGATGGTGGTACATTATTTTTAGATGAACTGAATTCAATGCCTCTTGATTTGCAGGCAAAAATGTTACGAGTGTTAGAAGATGGAGTCATTAGAAGAATTGGTGATAATAAGACGAGAAAAGTAGATGTTCGTGTTATTACCGCAATGAACCAGCCTCCAGAAATATGTTTACGAGAGAATAAAATTCGCACTGATTTATATTATCGCTTAAACGTATTTTCATTATATATCCCACCGCTTCGTGAAAGAACTGAGGATGTACTATTATTAGCATCTTATTTTTTGAAAGAATATAATAAAAGTTATAAAAAAGGTGTACTTCAAATTGATGAGGAAGCGAAAGATAGACTGCAAGCTTATCAGTGGCCTGGAAATGTCCGAGAGTTAAAACATACGATTGAACATGCTGTTATTATTGCAGAAGGGAATACATTAACAGCCAATTGTTTACCACGTACATTTCGGAAAGAGAATTTTTCGAAGAAGAAGGGTATAATGCCACTTAGAGCAGCACTTC